Proteins encoded together in one Benincasa hispida cultivar B227 chromosome 1, ASM972705v1, whole genome shotgun sequence window:
- the LOC120087723 gene encoding leucine-rich repeat receptor-like protein kinase TDR, whose amino-acid sequence MNNNPDSSFLFYVVSVVVLVLIINPFLLEVLSTATPTALPLQLLSLLSLKSSIKDPFSSFHDWDPTPTFTRVDNQDPIWCSWYGIECHRNSAEITSLDLSQHNLSGYIPSEIKYLTSLIHLNLSGNSFIGPFPTAIFELPQLRTLDISHNNFSSIFPPGISKLKFLNVFNAYSNNFTGPLPQDLAHLHFLEWLNLGGSYFSGSIPGSYGGFSRLKYLHLAGNVLDGEIPEQLAYLTQLERMEIGYNTFSGGIPSEFPLLLNLKYLDIAGANLSGTLPQDIGNMTKLQNLLLFKNRISGEIPASLGKLEALEELDLSENELTGTIPSDLYNLKELMELSLMGNDLSGEIPQALGDLPNLAILRLWNNSFTGPLPQKLGSNDKLLQVDVSSNMLTGPIPPDLCHGNKLFKLILFSNELEHELPASLANCTSLTRFRIQNNRLNGSIPYGFGLLENLTFADFSNNNFSGEIPADIGNAVRLQYLNISQNAFGTSLPENIWNSTRLEIFSASSSKIVGNIPDFIGCRSIYKIELQDNNLNSSIPWTIGHCEKLITLNLSRNSLTGIIPWEISTLPGITAIDLSRNFLTGTIPSNFQNCSTIESFNVSYNNLTGPIPSTGTIFPALHPSSFTGNDGLCGEILAKPCAVDTLTAGAIEVRQQQPRRTAGAIVWIMAAAFGIGLFILVAGTRCFQANYNRRFGGGDEEIGPWKLTAFQRLNFTAEEVLECLAMTDKILGMGSTGTVYKAEMPGGEIIAVKKLWGKYKENIRRRRGVLAEVDVLGNVRHRNIVRLLGCCSNRECTMLLYEYMPNGNLDDLLHGKNKGENLGADWMTRYKIALGVAQGICYLHHDCDPVIVHRDLKPSNILLDGEMEARVADFGVAKLIQTDESMSVIAGSYGYIAPEYAYTLQVDEKSDIYSYGVVLMEILSGKRSVDSEFGDGNSIVDWVRSKIKIKDGVNQILDKNAGASCVSVREEMIQMLRISLLCTSRNPADRPSMRDVVLMLQEAKPKRKLLGSVINERDGNCDSSENIICNRHGGDSDVLLGHKIVDGC is encoded by the exons ATGAACAACAACCCAGATTCTAGTTTCCTTTTCTATGTTGTTTCTGTTGTTGTTCTTGTTTTGATCATCAACCCTTTTCTTCTTGAGGTTCTTTCTACTGCCACTCCAACAGCTTTACCACTTCAACTTCTCTCTCTGCTTTCCTTAAAATCCTCCATTAAAGACCCATTTTCAAGCTTCCATGATTGGGATCCTACACCAACTTTCACCAGAGTTGATAATCAAGACCCAATTTGGTGTTCATGGTATGGAATTGAATGTCATCGTAACTCAGCTGAAATCACTTCCTTGGATTTGTCTCAACATAATCTCTCTGGCTATATTCCTTCTGAAATCAAGTACTTGACCAGCTTGATCCATTTGAATTTGAGTGGCAACAGCTTTATTGGGCCTTTCCCTACCGCCATTTTTGAGCTTCCTCAGCTTAGAACTCTGGATATCAGTCATAATAATTTCAGCTCCATTTTCCCACCTGGGATTTCCAAGCTCAAGTTCTTGAATGTCTTCAATGCCTACAGTAATAACTTCACTGGCCCGTTACCCCAAGACCTCGCTCATCTCCATTTTCTAGAATGGCTCAACCTCGGAGGAAGCTACTTCAGTGGAAGCATTCCGGGGAGCTACGGCGGGTTTTCACGGTTGAAATATTTGCATTTGGCTGGAAATGTTCTTGACGGAGAAATTCCAGAACAGCTAGCGTATTTAACACAACTAGAGAGAATGGAAATCGGTTACAATACCTTCTCCGGCGGGATTCCGTCGGAATTTCCTTTGTTGTTGAATCTGAAATACTTGGATATCGCTGGAGCGAATCTCTCCGGGACTCTGCCACAGGATATTGGGAACATGACGAAGCTTCAAAATCTGCTTCTCTTCAAGAATCGAATCAGCGGAGAAATTCCTGCAAGTTTAGGGAAATTAGAAGCGCTTGAGGAGCTAGATTTGTCTGAGAATGAACTTACCGGAACGATTCCGTCGGATTTGTATAATCTGAAGGAATTGATGGAGTTGAGTTTGATGGGGAACGATCTGAGTGGGGAAATTCCACAAGCACTTGGTGATCTTCCAAATCTCGCCATTTTGAGATTATGGAACAATTCGTTCACAGGGCCACTCCCTCAAAAACTCGGCTCCAACGACAAATTGCTTCAAGTTGATGTATCGTCGAATATGCTCACTGGTCCGATTCCTCCCGATCTCTGCCATGGAAATAAGCTCTTCAAGCTCATTCTCTTTTCCAACGAATTAGAGCATGAACTTCCCGCTTCTTTAGCCAACTGCACGTCTCTCACTCGCTTTCGAATTCAAAATAACCGCCTCAACGGCTCGATTCCTTACGGTTTCGGACTACTGGAGAATCTTACATTCGCCGATTTCAGCAACAATAACTTCTCCGGCGAGATTCCGGCGGATATTGGTAATGCGGTTAGGTTACAGTACTTGAACATTTCACAGAACGCCTTCGGAACTTCCTTGCCGGAGAATATCTGGAACTCGACGAGGTTAGAGATTTTCTCAGCGAGTTCTTCGAAAATCGTCGGTAACATCCCGGATTTCATCGGCTGTAGGTCCATCTACAAGATCGAACTACAGGACAATAACTTAAACAGCAGTATTCCATGGACAATCGGCCACTGCGAGAAATTAATCACTCTGAATCTAAGCCGGAATTCCTTAACCGGCATTATTCCATGGGAGATTTCAACGTTGCCAGGGATCACCGCCATTGATCTATCTCGTAACTTTCTCACAGGTACAATTCCTTCAAATTTCCAAAACTGTAGCACAATCGAAAGCTTCAACGTATCATACAACAACCTCACCGGCCCAATTCCATCAACCGGAACGATCTTTCCTGCATTACACCCGTCGTCATTCACCGGAAACGACGGACTCTGCGGCGAGATTCTTGCAAAACCATGCGCCGTCGACACACTGACCGCCGGCGCGATAGAGGTCCGGCAGCAACAGCCACGGCGGACGGCAGGAGCAATAGTGTGGATAATGGCAGCAGCATTCGGAATTGGACTATTCATATTAGTAGCCGGAACGCGGTGTTTTCAGGCGAATTACAACCGTCGATTCGGTGGTGGAGACGAGGAAATCGGACCGTGGAAATTAACCGCCTTTCAACGGTTGAACTTCACGGCGGAGGAAGTGTTGGAATGTTTAGCAATGACGGATAAAATACTAGGAATGGGGTCCACAGGGACAGTTTACAAAGCGGAGATGCCAGGTGGCGAAATCATAGCGGTGAAGAAACTATGGGGGAAATACAAAGAGAATATCCGACGGCGGAGAGGGGTTCTGGCGGAAGTGGATGTACTTGGGAACGTGCGGCACAGGAACATAGTGAGATTATTAGGTTGCTGCAGTAACAGGGAATGTACGATGTTGCTCTACGAGTACATGCCCAATGGTAATTTAGATGATTTACTGCACGGTAAAAACAAGGGTGAAAATTTAGGTGCTGATTGGATGACAAGGTATAAAATTGCACTGGGTGTTGCACAAGGGATTTGTTATCTTCACCATGACTGTGATCCCGTCATCGTTCACCGTGATCTTAAACCCAGTAATATTTTATTGGACGGTGAGATGGAGGCCAGGGTGGCGGATTTTGGTGTCGCTAAATTGATCCAGACCGATGAATCTATGTCCGTCATCGCTGGATCCTACGGTTACATTGCACCAG AATATGCATATACACTTCAGGTGGATGAAAAGAGTGATATCTACAGCTATGGAGTTGTGTTGATGGAGATCTTGAGTGGCAAGAGATCTGTGGACTCGGAATTTGGCGATGGAAATAGCATCGTGGATTGGGTGagatccaaaattaaaattaaggatGGAGTTAACCAAATATTAGATAAGAATGCTGGTGCATCTTGTGTGTCTGTTAGAGAAGAAATGATACAAATGCTTCGTATTTCGTTGCTTTGTACTAGTCGTAACCCTGCAGACCGACCATCAATGCGCGATGTTGTTTTGATGCTACAAGAGGctaaaccaaaaagaaaattacTTGGAAGCGTCATCAATGAAAGAGATGGCAATTGTGATAGTAGTGAGAATATAATTTGCAACCGTCATGGTGGAGATAGTGATGTTCTTTTAGGTCATAAGATAGTAGATGGGtgttaa